A single genomic interval of Anopheles marshallii chromosome 2, idAnoMarsDA_429_01, whole genome shotgun sequence harbors:
- the LOC128718642 gene encoding titin-like, with product MKAFIVFSMALALASAATVDDSKKEKRGLYELGSSQQESYETYGYEHQQSHGYYDNDYAEKEVKQVITKKVPVPYPVEVEKHVPVEVKVPYPVEVEKKVPVYVEKKVPVYVEKKVPVHVDRPYPVEVKVPVHVPVYKKEYVEVPKPYAIHVDKPYPVYVKEPVYVEKHVPVTVHIKEHHKKPFWG from the exons ATGAAG GCGTTCATTGTGTTTTCTATGGCCCTGGCCCTTGCCAGCGCAGCGACAGTCGACGATtcgaagaaggaaaagcggGGACTGTATGAGCTGGGATCATCTCAACAGGAATCGTACGAGACCTACGGCTATGAACATCAGCAATCTCACGGATACTACGACAACGACTACGCCGAGAAGGAAGTGAAACAGGTCATCACGAAGAAGGTCCCAGTACCTTACCCAGTGGAGGTCGAGAAGCACGTTCCAGTCGAGGTAAAGGTCCCATACCCAGTGGAGGTTGAGAAGAAGGTTCCGGTGTACGTCGAGAAGAAGGTTCCAGTGTACGTTGAGAAGAAGGTTCCAGTCCATGTGGATCGTCCCTACCCGGTGGAAGTGAAGGTCCCAGTTCATGTCCCAGTCTACAAGAAGGAATACGTCGAGGTCCCGAAGCCATACGCAATTCATGTCGATAAGCCCTACCCGGTGTACGTGAAGGAGCCAGTGTACGTCGAGAAGCACGTTCCGGTGACGGTGCACATCAAGGAGCACCACAAGAAGCCATTCTGGGGTTAA